The segment CCGGTGCCGGCATCGAGTATGATGCGATGAAAGGCGTTCCGGATTTCCACGCACGAGGTATTGCCGCCGTACTTCACGGTGTTCGGTCCGGGCACGGGATAGCTGCCGCGCACACCCCAAAAGCGAATCCACAACTCTTCCGGCATGGGCTGAGCCGGATCGCGTTTTGTTTGCTGCTCCGAGCGATATTGGCTTTGCGCTTGACCTGCGGTAGGGTTATCGTTGCTGGCCATAGAACTCCTCTCGCGCTGCGAATCCCAAGATTATTCCTACAATGACGAAACTCCCTCCGCGCTACACCTTATCCCTTAAACTTTGAGGTATTACATTCCCACCTTCTCAACTGCGTAAATTTTGATCAGAACGTCATACATGCTGACGGAGCGAACCCACGGGACCATAACGCGACGATTTATTGCGGCCTAAGCGGCAACCTGAAACAGCGCGCCTCCAGGTTAGCGCAAGCGCCGAGATGCGCTCGCACTGTTTGTTAGCTGATGACAACAACTCAGGAAAGTTTAAACACTTTTCCCAGCAACTCCCGGCCTTTGCCGGATTTCGCGTTCAACTCGTCGATTTGTTGTATCAACTTTTCGGCAATTTTTTGGAAGGCCGTCTGAATTTCAGCTTGGGTGTTCTGCGTCACAATCGGCCGGCCTTCATCTCCGCCCACGCGAATCGCCATGTTCAACGGCACTTCGCCGAGAAACGGCGCTTCGAACTTTCGCGCCGCCTCCTGCCCGCCGCCGTGCGAAAAAATCTCGGTGCGCTTGCCGCAATGCGGGCAACTAAAGTAACTCATGTTTTCGATGACGCCCAGCACCGGCACCTCGACTTTACGAAACATGTTGATGCCCTTTTTGGCGTCGCTGAGTGCAACGTCTTGCGGCGTGGTGACGATCACCGCGCCGGTCAGCGCGACCGCTTGCGAAAGCGTCAACTGCGCATCGCCCGTGCCCGGCGGCAAATCGACAATCAGGTAATCCAATTCGCCCCAATCCACTTCTGTCAGAAACTGTGTGATCATGCGTCCCACCAACGGCCCGCGCCAAATCACCGCGGTATCGCCTTCGTTGACGTAACCAATCGACACGACTTTCAATCCGAATTTTTCAATCGGCTGAATATGCCCCTCGGGTGTGGCGGTAAGTTTCGCATTCATCGTATCCGTCATCATCGGAACATTCGGGCCGTAGATGTCGGCGTCCAACAAGCCGACTTTCGCGCCTTTTTGCGCCAACGCCACCGCGAGATTGACAGACACCGTAGTTTTGCCTACACCGCCTTTGCCGCTGGCAACCGCGATAATGTTCTTGGCGCCCGGCACCGGGCGCGGACCCTGCTGTGGTTGTATGGGAAAATTGGGAGAATTCATGCTCATTCGCTCAGATCTTTAATAAAATGAATTTGATTCAACTTTGCCCATCATTAAAACTCGCATAAAGTGCGGGCAATATAACAAAAAATTTTGGGTTGTCAAACTTTTTTAAAGCAAGGCTTTGTGAGAATAAAGATGCTTAATTTCGCCATTCATTACCGGACACTTTTTCTTCTGCCACGGATGAACACAGATTTTCACTAATTTTAAATGCTCTCAAATAGTTTCTTGCAAACAAATCTCTGAAATCCGTGTAGATCAGTGTAGATCAGTGTAGATCAGTGTAAATCAGTGTAAATCAGTGTAAATCAGTGTAAATCAGTGTAAATCAGTGTAAATCAGTGGCAAAAAATTTTAATTCGGAGAAGTGTTCAGTAGTAATTTTGCCATAACTCTCCGTCAAAATCCAAATAAAAGGCCTCGAGAGTTTTGCTCCCGAGGCCTTTTCTAATTTTGATCTCGCCGCTTGCGGGATGACACATCCTGGTTACAACCGTGGCCCTCAAGAGCGAAGGTTATTTCACGAAAGCCTTAAAACGATCGTTAATGCGGCCCCAATGCAATTTCGCGATGAAATTGTCGATGTATTTCGCGCGGCCCGGGCCGTCTTTGTGATAATACGCATGCTCGAACACATCGCAGGCGATGAGCGGAACGCCGCCCCAAATCGCGCCATATTGATGTTCATCCACCAACACGTTGATGAGCTGCTTCGACCACAGGGCATCATAAACCAGCAAGCCCCAGCCGCTGAGCTTGGCCGAAACCGAGGCCGCTTTGAAATCCGCTTTCCATTTATCGAATGAGCCGAATTGCTTTTCAATCGCTCTCAAAACCTCAGGACCTTTGGCGGGATCGCCATCGCCGCCCATGACGGCCCAGTAAACATCGTGCAGCAGCGCGCCGGAATGATTCCAGGTGTAACGGCGTTTCAGCTCGCCGATCTCGCTGTAATTGCCGTTGGCATCCGCCGGATTGGCTTTGTCGAGCGCCTGCTCGATTTTGTTCAGTACCGTGACGTAGCCTTTGTGATGCGTATTATAATGCCAGTCCGAGGTTTCCGGACTAACCACGTCCTTCAGCAGCGTTTTTGCTTCTTCGTCGCTGTAGGGGCGCGGGGTCAGCTTATATTCGTAAGCCATAACGTCCTCCTAAAGTATTGCAGGTGAATATTCCCGGCAAAGTTTATTGTAGTGGCATGCTTCGGGAAAAATTTTAACACAGGCAATATCGCAAATTCAAGGCGGAATGTCAACCGTGGAGTTTCGGCGCTTGACTTTGTCGCCTCATTGTTTATCTTGATCCACGATTTGCATTTCATCCTGCCTATTGATACATCGTTAAGTTCGAGATTTCCCCGTACTTTTGTCACTGTCATTCAGGAGGAATCTTGTGAGGTACTGGGTTCGCGGCCGATTCGAGCCGTTTTCCCAATACTTCACCAGATTCTTTCTGACATCACGGTGTTTGGTCAACTTAACGTTGTAGTACTCTGTCGAATAACAAATCCATATGAAACAGTAAAATCAAGCCGCCATATGATCGGTCGAACCATATCACATTACAAAATCCTCGCCAAGCTCGGCGAAGGCGGGATGGGCGTGGTCTATAAAGCCCTCGACGTCAAACTCGACCGTCATGCTGTTTTGAAATTTCTCCCGCCCGATCTCACGCGCGACCGGCAAGCCAAAGAACGTTTCATCATCGAAGCCAAAGCCGCTTCCAGCCTGGATCATCCCAACGTCTGCACCATTTATGAAATCAATGAAACGGCTGAAGGGCATTTGTTCATTGCGATGGCGTATTATGACGGCGAGACGTTGAAGGAGCAAGTGGCAAGGGGCAGGTTGCAAGTGGACAGTGTGCTTGAGATTGCCAAACAGATCGCGAGCGGCTTGTCGCGGGCGCATGAGGCCGGCATTGTGCATCGCGATATCAAACCTTCGAATCTCGTCATCACCAAGCGCAATGAAGTCAAGATCATCGATTTCGGTTTGGCGAAATTGGTAGGACAGCAGCATCTCACCAAAAGCGGGGCAACATTGGGCACAGTTGCCTACATGTCGCCCGAGCAGGCGCAAGGTTTGCCGGTGGATCATCGCACCGATATTTGGTCGCTGGGCGTGGTGATGTATGAAATGCTCACCGGACAACTGCCGTTTCAGGGACATTACGATCAGGCCGTGATGTATGCCATCGTGAACACCGATCCGCAATCTGTGATGCAGCTTAGGCCCGAAGCGCCGGCAGGCTTGACTCAGGTGGTTGAAAAGGCTTTAAACAAAAATCCGGCGGAACGGTATCAACACATTGATGAATTGCTCGATGAGCTGAAGGCCGGCGGCAAGCAGTCTGCGAGCAAAAGGCTCAAGCAATCCTCCCCATCTCGCAAATCTGCTTTGAAGAAGCGCGGGTTG is part of the Cytophagia bacterium CHB2 genome and harbors:
- a CDS encoding Mrp/NBP35 family ATP-binding protein; this encodes MSMNSPNFPIQPQQGPRPVPGAKNIIAVASGKGGVGKTTVSVNLAVALAQKGAKVGLLDADIYGPNVPMMTDTMNAKLTATPEGHIQPIEKFGLKVVSIGYVNEGDTAVIWRGPLVGRMITQFLTEVDWGELDYLIVDLPPGTGDAQLTLSQAVALTGAVIVTTPQDVALSDAKKGINMFRKVEVPVLGVIENMSYFSCPHCGKRTEIFSHGGGQEAARKFEAPFLGEVPLNMAIRVGGDEGRPIVTQNTQAEIQTAFQKIAEKLIQQIDELNAKSGKGRELLGKVFKLS
- a CDS encoding superoxide dismutase; translated protein: MAYEYKLTPRPYSDEEAKTLLKDVVSPETSDWHYNTHHKGYVTVLNKIEQALDKANPADANGNYSEIGELKRRYTWNHSGALLHDVYWAVMGGDGDPAKGPEVLRAIEKQFGSFDKWKADFKAASVSAKLSGWGLLVYDALWSKQLINVLVDEHQYGAIWGGVPLIACDVFEHAYYHKDGPGRAKYIDNFIAKLHWGRINDRFKAFVK